The Actinomyces viscosus genome segment GCCTTCCCCACCGACACCGCCGACAGAACACCGCGGTCATGGTGGGGGCGGGAGCCGTCTCGCTCATGTGCTCAGCCCTGCTCGCAGTGCCCTGGTCCCCACGCGCCACCGTGTGGGGCGCGGTCTGCGGGCTCATGTGGACCGGTGGCAGGTCTTCGTCCTGCGGGCCTTCCGCGCCTGGGGCGTCAGTCGCACCATGCCGTTGACCACCGCCCTTCAGCTCCTGCTCAACGCCACCCTGGGGGTGAGCCTCTTCGGTGAGTGGCGCGCCCCGGGCGCCCTGCCCCTGGGGACGGTTGCGCTCGCGCTCATCATGGCGGGGGCAGCCGCCTGCTCCTGGCAGGAGCGCACCGGCCCCGGCCCCACGAGTGCGCAGCGGCGTGACGGGCTGCTGGCCACCGCTGCCTCCGCCGTCCTCTACGGCTCCTACCCTCGCTGCTGCGCGCCGCCATGTGCCCTCGGCCCACGCCGTGGGCCCCATGGGCCTGGGGCTGCTGGCCGGCGCAGTCTGTGCGCCCTCGTCTGCCTCGGAGATCGCCCCTGCGCGGCCCGCGGATCGCCCCGGCGGTGCTCGCCGGGGGATTGTGGGCGATCGGCAACGCCCTCATGCTGCGCTCGACGGCGGCCGTGGGCGTGGCATCCGGCTTCACTCTCTCCCAGCTCGGCTTCGTCCTGGCCACCGTTGGAGGCCTGACCGTTCTAGGGGAGAAGCGCACCGGCCGGGAGCAGGCGGTGGTAGCCGCAGGAGTCGTGGCGGCCGTCGTCGGTCTGGTTCTCATGGGACTGGCAACTAGCATGGACTCAGGGCCGTCCTCATCCGGCTAGGTCGATTGTGGCCGCCGGTCGGGGCGTCGAGGACGTACTTCTCTGGCCGGGACTGGGCTTGCTCGCAGATGACAGGAGCTGACCTCAGTCATCTGCGAGCAAGCCCAGTTGCCGTCTCGATGGCGACCCCGCGGACTCAGTCCTGCTGGCCGCCGGAGGGGTTCGGCCTGATCCACCACCACAGGCCCATGCCGCGGCGATGACGAGCAGGCCCAGGCCCGCCCACAGGTTGGCGTTGATCCCGCCGGTCTTGTCCATCTCCTCAGTGCTGGTTGAACAGGAACGAGCACACCACCAGGTAGAGGCCGATAGGCCCAGCGCTCCGGTAATGACCGCCCGGATGTCGGTGAGTGAACGATTGTCATGAGTATTCTCCTTCGTGTATCCGGGTGGGGCTAGTGGAAGATGCTGTTGAGCGTGATCACCATGAGACCGGCGATGATCCCCAGCGGGATCGGACGGCGGTACCAGGGCAACTCGTGCAGGTGCGGGTCGGTGCGCTCGCTCCTGGGCGTCAGGGCGTAGACGAAGCCCTTGAGCTCGGAGTCGGGCTTGGGGTGGGTGACCATGGAGACCAGCACCGTGATGACGACGTCGACCGTGAAGGCCACGCCCGCCGCCAGGAAGGCACCGCCCTGTCCCGGCATGACCAGGCGCTCGGTCCAGATGAGGAGGTTGACCCCAGGGCGCCCAGCGTTCCACTGACCAGTCGATCCAACCGGCCTGAGGCGTGGCCCGCTTCCAGAACATACCGATGATGAAGGTCGCGAACAGCGGCGCGTTGAACATCGAGAACAGCGTCTGGAGGTAGTCCATGAGGTTGGAGTAGCTCGAGGCGATGATCGCGGTAAGGATCGCGACGACGGAGGCCGTCAGGGTCGAGAGCTGCCTACCTTCAGGTAGTGGGCGTCGTCGGCGCCTTCTTGAGGTAGTGCTGGTAGATGTCACGCCCCACACGGTGTTGAAGGCGGAGATGTTCGCGGCCATCCCGGCCATGAAGGAGGCCAGCAGGCCCGTGATCGCCAGACCAGCAGGCCGTTGGGCAGCAGGTCGCGCATGAGGTAGAGGACCGCGTCGTTGTACTGGTAGCTCGTCTGGCGCCGGACTTGAGCTGCTGGACCTCAGTGACCAGGACGCCGGCGACCATGCCCGGAACGATGACGAGGAGGGCACGAACATCTTGACGAAGGTGCCGATGATCGGGGTGGACTGGGCGGGAGATCGAGCCGAGGCCATCGCCCGCTGCCCTCGACGAAGTTCGTCGTCCAGTAGCCGAAGGACAGCACGAAGCCCAGGCCGAAGACCAGACCGATGACGGACAGCACATTGGGAGTCGAAGCCGGAGATCGAGTTGCCGGGCCAGGAGTGCAGCTGCTGGGACGGGTCGGGTGCCCGGCGAGGTTGGCGGCGTCGGTGATCTTGTCGGTCAGGCCCTGCCAGCCGCCCACACGGTGCAGGCCGATGAGGGTCAGGGGCAGCAGCGCCGCCACGATGACGAAGAACTG includes the following:
- a CDS encoding sodium:solute symporter family transporter; this translates as MPEFMLKRYGTAAHLVNALSFALAQLLIAGINLYLLGKIMNWLLGWPLWVGLIVAAVIGLLLHHDGGLSAAIYNEVLQFFVIVAALLPLTLIGLHRVGGWQGLTDKITDAANLAGHPTRPSSCTPGPATRSPASTPNVLSVIGLVFGLGFVLSFGYWTTNFVEGSGRWPRLDLPPSPPRSSAPSSRCSCPPRHRSGHGRRRPGH
- a CDS encoding GRP family sugar transporter produces the protein MRPRLPRRSPLRGPRIAPAVLAGGLWAIGNALMLRSTAAVGVASGFTLSQLGFVLATVGGLTVLGEKRTGREQAVVAAGVVAAVVGLVLMGLATSMDSGPSSSG